One part of the Arcanobacterium phocisimile genome encodes these proteins:
- a CDS encoding methionine ABC transporter permease has product MNNQFFTIMPSLILTARGDEGTWFNRPVIQDQLISAIGETLLMVSVGTIITVILGLPLGVVLAETRKEGLIPHRYAHKIIGATVNIGRAIPFIILAVIVLYAIRFASIPGLSTVGWPAFTVSLIVSAVPYFARLVESNVRAVEHGKVEAAQMAGASSLSIMTGVLVREALPAIIQSITILTITVIGYSAMSSIVGGGGLGALAINQGYTRHHFDVVIISVIAILVMVQIVQWIGDMLSRLVDHR; this is encoded by the coding sequence ATGAATAATCAATTCTTCACTATAATGCCATCACTAATCCTCACTGCACGTGGCGACGAAGGAACATGGTTCAATCGCCCAGTCATCCAGGATCAATTAATCAGCGCTATCGGTGAAACACTGCTAATGGTTAGCGTTGGGACTATCATCACTGTCATCCTTGGTTTGCCACTAGGTGTGGTCTTGGCTGAGACTCGTAAAGAAGGTTTGATCCCCCACCGATACGCTCATAAGATTATCGGCGCCACAGTTAATATAGGGCGTGCTATACCATTCATCATCTTAGCTGTGATCGTGTTGTACGCCATCAGGTTTGCCAGCATCCCCGGATTGTCCACCGTGGGCTGGCCAGCCTTTACTGTTTCACTTATTGTTTCAGCTGTCCCCTATTTTGCTCGGTTGGTAGAATCCAACGTCCGTGCAGTAGAACATGGGAAGGTTGAGGCTGCACAAATGGCAGGCGCATCGTCGTTGTCAATTATGACAGGGGTTTTGGTGCGTGAAGCACTCCCAGCAATCATTCAGTCAATCACGATTTTAACTATCACAGTAATCGGATACTCAGCAATGTCCTCGATTGTTGGCGGTGGTGGCTTGGGCGCCCTCGCTATTAACCAAGGGTATACGCGCCATCATTTTGACGTCGTCATCATCTCCGTTATCGCCATTTTAGTCATGGTACAAATAGTGCAATGGATCGGCGACATGCTTAGCCGGCTGGTTGATCACCGCTAA
- a CDS encoding MetQ/NlpA family ABC transporter substrate-binding protein — MKIRRYLVTTVATLLALTACASETDTANSADSSSGIVTITVGASPVPHADILKYVDENLAADEGLKIEVKEYTDYIQPNVALEEGELDANYFQHLPYFDTEVAEKGYNFDHGAGIQIEPYAVFSKKLTDITSIPEGGSILVNNDPSNQARALKLLEKLGLFELKDVENPTIHDLAKNTHKYTLIEADAAIIPVQLPDVDIAVINGNYALDHGLNPTKDAIAIEDGEDNPYANILAWKKDSPKNEAIAKLEKLLHSPQVADFIRKSYPNGEIIPAF; from the coding sequence ATGAAAATACGTCGTTACCTCGTGACCACAGTCGCCACTCTACTCGCACTAACCGCTTGTGCATCGGAAACAGATACTGCTAACTCAGCCGACAGCAGTTCGGGAATCGTGACGATTACTGTTGGCGCATCACCAGTACCGCATGCAGATATTTTAAAATACGTTGACGAAAACCTTGCTGCCGATGAAGGCTTAAAGATAGAGGTCAAAGAATACACTGATTACATCCAACCTAACGTTGCGTTGGAAGAAGGCGAGCTCGATGCTAATTATTTCCAACATCTGCCCTACTTCGACACTGAAGTGGCCGAAAAGGGATATAACTTCGATCACGGTGCAGGAATCCAAATCGAGCCTTATGCCGTTTTTTCTAAGAAGTTGACGGACATCACAAGCATTCCTGAAGGTGGATCGATCTTGGTTAACAATGATCCGTCGAATCAGGCCCGCGCATTGAAACTGCTCGAAAAACTCGGTCTCTTTGAGCTTAAAGACGTTGAGAATCCCACTATTCACGATTTAGCGAAAAATACGCATAAGTACACTCTCATTGAGGCAGATGCGGCGATCATTCCAGTTCAACTACCGGACGTCGATATCGCAGTCATCAACGGTAACTACGCTTTAGACCACGGTCTGAACCCGACAAAGGATGCTATCGCTATCGAAGACGGCGAAGATAACCCTTACGCTAATATTCTTGCTTGGAAGAAAGATTCCCCCAAGAATGAGGCAATCGCGAAATTAGAAAAGCTTTTGCATTCGCCACAGGTAGCAGATTTTATCCGCAAGTCTTACCCAAACGGTGAAATTATTCCGGCTTTCTAA
- a CDS encoding proline dehydrogenase family protein, translating to MVTPIKRDIDLAQIAQEAIGRARTWADRAATLPTDRAGRLLADVLASDGGLNFTIDFVDKVIRPENKQVAARNLASLSTQKIDFLPQYLSLPAQAGGKIATTAPRVVVGTAFRVFRALVGDLVLDTSPKKLGPAIRKLRKDGSRLNLNLLGEAVLGKKEAQRRLKAVMELLDHDDVDYVSIKVSAVLGVHNPWGYDKAVSKAVAGLLPLYKKALCLGKFVNLDMEEYHDLHLTIDVFKRLLEMSEFHDYSAGIVLQAYLPDALDAMVDLQQWAAQRVAAGGAPIKVRLVKGANLPMEHVDALMHGWNLATQSSKAASDANYMRVLEYALRPEHIVNVRLGIAGHNMFSLGFALALAHARGITDGYDVEMLKGMATNQALAVRQDVGNILYYVPVVDPAEFDVAISYLVRRLEESAASDNFMSGVFDFPHNNHVFDRECGRYVTALLGAFPEISGDLRQVLPTDNIGEVPELSFGPRRQQNRLLDDVELVTTFHNVADSDPSLLANVSWANQIFARMAKTELGLQLANQAQVTTPKEVDENITIARQASSSWAALSAHERAMILRKAGQIIGQRRADFIEVAGNECGKILGEGDIEVSEAIDFCNYYADLALELDSLEGVEVRPAQVTAAIPPWNFPIAIATGSVAAPLASGSAVVFKPAEQARRTGALVAQAMWDAGVPHEVLRLIDIDPQNLPLAGQALVTGVDQVIFTGSAQTAELFRSWKPDLRIFAETSGKNAIIVTEQADIDLAAKDIVTSAFGHAGQKCSACSLAILVGEMGTSKRLLEQIVDAARSLVVAYPDTPDAEMGPVIEPVAGKLESGLTRLEPGQKWLLTPKQLDETGRLWSPGIRYGVEPGSHFHQTEYFGPVLGIMQAEDLDEAIDMQNSVDYGLTGGIHSLDSMEIATWLERVKVGNAYINRGITGAIVRRQPFGGWKRSSVGTGSKAGGPDHLLGLVHVSPRYDAQDHHDAFMSTKFANELLGDLAQLHNSVEPHRRSVFNKAIVSIDQALATRYLTDVDISQLGVEKNILRYKPASVHIRLEDRENWDLAMSMIVGALSGGADVSLSVAGELPGSFAILLHENGVEVSVESHEDWLANLAAEPAFPARIRYIGDNPNEIAQVVSGSIDVAIYSEPLTGNGRIDLRPFFREQAIAATNHRFGDHTRILDSVL from the coding sequence ATGGTTACTCCAATCAAAAGAGATATTGACCTCGCCCAAATAGCACAAGAAGCAATCGGACGAGCGCGAACATGGGCAGATAGGGCGGCTACCTTACCAACTGATCGTGCTGGACGTTTACTCGCTGATGTACTGGCCTCTGACGGTGGACTCAATTTTACTATCGACTTCGTAGACAAAGTGATCCGACCAGAAAACAAACAGGTCGCGGCACGTAACCTCGCATCTTTATCAACCCAAAAAATTGACTTTCTTCCGCAATACTTGTCGTTGCCTGCGCAGGCTGGTGGCAAAATAGCGACAACAGCACCCCGCGTCGTCGTGGGAACTGCATTTAGAGTCTTCCGGGCCCTCGTTGGTGATTTGGTGCTCGATACTAGTCCAAAGAAACTCGGGCCGGCAATTCGCAAGCTTCGCAAAGACGGCTCACGTTTGAACCTGAATCTTTTGGGCGAAGCCGTTCTAGGCAAGAAAGAAGCACAACGCCGACTCAAGGCAGTGATGGAACTTCTTGATCACGACGATGTCGATTACGTTTCGATCAAAGTATCGGCAGTCCTCGGCGTCCATAACCCGTGGGGCTACGACAAAGCCGTGTCCAAAGCGGTAGCAGGATTGCTACCGCTATATAAAAAGGCACTCTGTCTCGGTAAGTTTGTGAATTTGGATATGGAGGAGTATCACGATCTCCATCTCACCATTGATGTCTTTAAACGATTACTGGAGATGTCAGAATTCCATGACTATTCGGCAGGGATCGTTTTACAGGCCTACCTTCCTGATGCTCTCGATGCTATGGTCGATTTACAACAATGGGCCGCGCAGCGAGTGGCGGCTGGAGGGGCGCCGATTAAAGTCCGTCTTGTTAAAGGTGCAAACTTGCCGATGGAGCACGTTGATGCTCTCATGCATGGGTGGAACCTGGCCACGCAATCGTCCAAAGCCGCCTCAGATGCGAATTATATGCGTGTTTTAGAGTATGCCTTACGTCCCGAACATATAGTTAATGTACGTTTAGGCATTGCCGGGCACAATATGTTCTCGTTGGGGTTTGCGCTTGCGTTGGCACACGCCCGCGGCATCACTGATGGATACGACGTCGAAATGCTCAAAGGCATGGCAACCAACCAGGCGCTAGCTGTCCGGCAAGACGTCGGTAATATTTTGTACTATGTGCCGGTGGTAGACCCTGCGGAATTTGATGTAGCGATCTCCTATCTTGTACGTCGCCTTGAAGAGTCTGCTGCCAGCGATAACTTCATGTCAGGAGTATTTGATTTTCCGCATAACAACCACGTGTTTGACCGCGAATGCGGGCGGTACGTCACTGCGCTTTTAGGTGCCTTCCCAGAAATAAGCGGTGATCTACGTCAGGTACTTCCAACGGATAATATTGGTGAAGTTCCCGAACTTAGTTTCGGTCCGCGGCGTCAACAAAATCGCCTCCTCGACGACGTCGAGTTGGTAACCACTTTCCATAACGTAGCCGATTCAGATCCTTCCCTGCTAGCTAATGTGTCCTGGGCTAACCAGATTTTTGCGCGTATGGCAAAAACCGAGCTTGGTCTTCAGCTCGCTAACCAAGCACAGGTAACCACACCAAAAGAAGTTGATGAAAATATCACGATAGCTCGTCAAGCTTCGTCGTCTTGGGCAGCGCTCAGTGCGCATGAGCGCGCCATGATTTTGCGTAAAGCAGGTCAGATTATCGGACAACGCCGTGCAGATTTCATTGAAGTGGCCGGAAACGAATGTGGAAAGATTCTCGGCGAAGGCGATATCGAAGTTTCAGAAGCAATCGATTTTTGCAATTACTATGCCGATTTGGCTCTCGAACTTGACAGTTTAGAAGGAGTCGAGGTTCGTCCGGCGCAGGTGACTGCAGCTATACCGCCATGGAATTTCCCAATCGCAATCGCTACCGGCTCGGTAGCTGCCCCACTGGCAAGTGGATCAGCAGTCGTATTCAAGCCTGCTGAACAAGCCCGTCGCACGGGGGCACTCGTAGCTCAAGCGATGTGGGATGCAGGAGTACCCCATGAAGTTTTGCGTTTGATCGATATTGATCCACAAAATCTTCCTCTGGCTGGCCAGGCATTAGTCACTGGCGTCGATCAAGTAATCTTTACAGGTTCTGCCCAAACGGCTGAGCTATTCCGGTCATGGAAACCCGACTTACGTATTTTCGCTGAAACGTCTGGTAAAAACGCCATCATCGTTACTGAACAAGCAGATATAGACTTGGCTGCAAAAGACATTGTGACCTCTGCATTTGGTCACGCCGGTCAAAAATGCTCTGCATGTTCACTGGCAATTCTCGTGGGCGAGATGGGCACATCAAAGCGGTTGCTCGAACAGATTGTAGATGCAGCTAGGTCATTGGTTGTCGCCTATCCAGATACCCCAGATGCCGAAATGGGGCCGGTTATAGAACCAGTAGCAGGAAAGTTAGAATCCGGATTGACCCGACTTGAACCTGGGCAAAAGTGGCTTTTGACGCCAAAACAGTTAGATGAAACAGGTCGTTTATGGTCGCCGGGAATCCGATACGGGGTCGAACCTGGCTCGCACTTTCATCAAACTGAATATTTCGGTCCGGTGCTGGGCATTATGCAAGCGGAAGACCTCGATGAAGCAATAGATATGCAAAACAGTGTTGACTACGGCCTAACCGGTGGTATTCATTCCCTCGATAGTATGGAAATTGCTACCTGGCTCGAACGTGTCAAAGTTGGAAACGCCTACATCAACCGTGGTATCACTGGAGCTATCGTCCGTCGTCAGCCATTTGGAGGGTGGAAGCGTTCGTCGGTTGGAACCGGATCGAAAGCAGGTGGACCAGATCATTTGCTTGGTCTGGTGCATGTCAGTCCGCGTTATGATGCTCAAGATCACCACGACGCGTTTATGTCAACGAAATTTGCGAACGAATTACTCGGTGATCTCGCACAGCTGCACAACTCAGTTGAACCTCATCGACGTTCAGTGTTCAATAAGGCAATAGTGAGTATTGACCAAGCACTTGCTACGCGGTACCTCACTGATGTAGACATATCACAACTGGGCGTCGAAAAGAATATTTTGCGCTACAAGCCAGCTTCGGTCCATATTCGTCTAGAGGACCGGGAAAACTGGGATTTGGCGATGTCGATGATTGTTGGTGCTTTAAGTGGCGGGGCTGATGTTTCGCTTTCGGTCGCCGGTGAATTGCCCGGCTCCTTCGCTATTTTGCTGCATGAGAATGGCGTCGAAGTCAGCGTCGAATCGCATGAGGATTGGTTAGCAAACTTAGCCGCAGAGCCGGCATTCCCTGCGCGCATACGATATATCGGAGATAATCCGAACGAGATCGCCCAAGTAGTTTCCGGTTCTATAGACGTAGCGATCTATTCCGAGCCGTTAACTGGTAATGGACGGATCGATCTGCGCCCGTTCTTCCGAGAGCAAGCAATTGCGGCTACTAATCATCGTTTTGGCGATCACACGCGAATTCTCGATAGTGTCCTTTGA
- the putP gene encoding sodium/proline symporter PutP: MSDQRFQILSMIIYLLAMITIGLWAYRKNSSVDDYILGGRQLHPAVAALSAGASDMSGWLLMGLPGALYANGLVESWIAIGLTVGAWLNWKFVAPRLRSYTEVSNNSITVPSFLDSRLRDSSHALRILSGFVILFFFTFYVSSGMVAGGTFFEAAFGFNYLTGMLLVAGVTILYTLLGGFLAVSLTDLVQGIMMLLALVMVPVIGLIVVGGPQQALQSAELVNPDLQSLTGGNGLPFTGIVAIISALAWGLGYFGQPHIIVRFMALRKPSEATSARRIGIGWMVLSILGAMGTALVGVAYAQQSGESILENPEQVFIYMGQVLFHPFIAGFMLAAILAAIMSTISSQLLVSSSALVEDIYSVFFHKAVSEKRGVLLSRLAVVTISVIAALLAISPSDTILQLVAFAWAGFGGAFGPIIILSLFWRKLTTSGALSGMLTGTVTVVLWSNLSGGIFDLYEIVPGFLVNLIVSVVISLFTYKPHKIIDAEFDAAAELAHDWSANHEVISRVRATASDDSYNHRSTRG, translated from the coding sequence ATGAGCGACCAACGTTTTCAAATTTTATCAATGATCATTTATCTTCTGGCGATGATCACAATTGGTCTCTGGGCCTACCGTAAGAATTCATCTGTCGATGACTATATCCTCGGCGGCCGTCAACTGCACCCCGCAGTTGCCGCCCTATCCGCTGGCGCATCAGACATGTCCGGCTGGCTACTCATGGGACTGCCTGGCGCACTTTATGCCAATGGTCTAGTCGAATCTTGGATCGCTATCGGCCTAACCGTAGGCGCGTGGCTGAATTGGAAGTTTGTCGCACCACGCCTTCGTTCCTACACTGAAGTGTCCAATAATTCGATAACCGTTCCCTCTTTTCTAGATTCGCGTTTGCGCGACTCGTCCCATGCATTACGTATCCTGTCAGGGTTCGTCATTCTTTTCTTCTTCACTTTCTACGTTTCCTCAGGCATGGTGGCTGGCGGCACATTCTTCGAAGCAGCTTTTGGATTTAACTATCTCACCGGCATGCTGTTAGTCGCAGGCGTAACCATCCTGTACACACTACTTGGTGGATTCCTCGCAGTTTCCTTGACAGATCTAGTTCAAGGTATCATGATGCTTCTTGCGCTCGTCATGGTCCCGGTTATTGGGCTAATCGTCGTCGGTGGACCCCAACAAGCTCTCCAGTCAGCTGAACTCGTCAACCCGGACCTACAGTCATTGACCGGCGGTAACGGATTACCATTCACTGGGATCGTAGCCATAATCTCTGCCTTGGCTTGGGGACTTGGATATTTCGGTCAACCACATATCATCGTCCGGTTTATGGCTCTTCGTAAACCTTCCGAAGCAACTTCTGCCCGCCGCATTGGAATTGGCTGGATGGTGCTGTCCATCCTTGGTGCCATGGGGACCGCTTTAGTCGGTGTAGCATACGCTCAACAGTCTGGCGAAAGCATACTTGAGAATCCTGAGCAAGTCTTTATCTACATGGGCCAAGTATTGTTCCACCCGTTCATAGCTGGATTCATGCTCGCCGCAATTCTCGCTGCCATTATGTCCACCATTTCCTCGCAGCTTCTTGTTTCTTCTTCGGCTCTCGTCGAAGATATCTACTCAGTTTTCTTCCACAAAGCAGTATCCGAAAAGCGCGGCGTTTTGCTTTCCCGGTTAGCGGTAGTCACCATTTCGGTTATCGCTGCGTTATTGGCAATCTCCCCATCGGATACTATTTTGCAGCTCGTTGCCTTTGCTTGGGCTGGTTTCGGTGGCGCATTTGGACCAATCATCATTCTTTCACTATTCTGGCGAAAGCTTACTACCTCCGGAGCTTTATCCGGAATGCTCACGGGAACAGTGACAGTTGTTTTATGGAGCAATCTTTCGGGCGGAATTTTCGATCTCTACGAAATCGTCCCAGGCTTCCTTGTCAACCTCATCGTTTCAGTTGTGATATCACTCTTCACCTACAAGCCTCACAAAATTATCGACGCAGAATTCGACGCTGCAGCCGAACTCGCACATGATTGGTCAGCAAACCACGAAGTCATTTCCCGAGTGCGCGCTACGGCGAGCGATGATAGCTACAATCACCGCAGCACTCGTGGATAA
- a CDS encoding pyroglutamyl-peptidase I — MRILVTGFEPFGNDVENASWEAVSRLPSQIETTGSNVEIFRRMLPVEFNHGREKLREFIVDTRPDAVVCVGEAGRRVDITPETTAVNSARAAIADNSGYLATGEALDAGPRVIDSRLPNEHIANTLADAGYPVSLSHDAGQYVCNAVFRASLTHFAGPAGFIHVPAVRSQGVATVGRETDAHTSVEKVLDRQRLTFDDLAQALILVCKTVAEYA, encoded by the coding sequence ATGCGTATTCTCGTAACAGGTTTTGAACCATTCGGAAATGATGTCGAAAATGCCAGTTGGGAAGCAGTCTCCCGGCTACCAAGTCAGATCGAGACTACTGGTAGTAACGTGGAGATTTTTCGCCGAATGTTGCCAGTCGAATTCAATCATGGACGGGAGAAGTTGCGGGAATTTATTGTGGATACTCGCCCTGATGCAGTGGTCTGTGTTGGCGAAGCGGGTAGGCGTGTTGATATTACTCCAGAAACCACTGCAGTTAACAGTGCGCGAGCAGCCATCGCTGATAATTCCGGATATTTGGCTACTGGGGAAGCACTAGATGCTGGCCCCCGAGTAATTGACTCGCGGTTGCCTAATGAGCACATTGCCAATACTTTAGCCGATGCCGGTTATCCGGTGTCACTATCTCATGATGCTGGACAATATGTGTGTAACGCGGTTTTTCGTGCCAGTCTGACACACTTTGCGGGGCCTGCCGGTTTCATTCATGTACCAGCTGTGCGTAGCCAAGGTGTCGCGACTGTAGGCCGAGAAACAGATGCACATACGTCAGTTGAAAAAGTGCTAGATCGTCAAAGGCTAACCTTTGACGATCTAGCACAGGCACTTATTTTGGTTTGCAAAACGGTAGCAGAGTACGCCTAG